The sequence CGTTAGAATCTTCAGCAGGTCTCGGTAACGAATCAGCTCATGGAAATCTGGCAGTGACCAACCCGATGACGGCAGGATGGTTGTTCGGTAGTGGAGACGGTCGGGCTCGGAGGTTGCTTTCGCCGACATGTTGCGATCAGTCTGTGAGTAGTGCGGGGCTCATGCATGTTCGGTGGTGGTCAGCGATGGGGCGGTTCCACTGAGCTGAAAAGGTTTCGTCGTAGTCTAGTTCGCTGTGGCTTTGTCGTATAGCTAACGCCGTGTCGGGGTGGTGAGGGGAAAATTGTTTGGCGAGCGATCAGTAGGTCAGGTCGCATTCGTTGCTTGTTGGTAGACCTCGAGTATCTGGGTTGCTGCGTTGTCCCAGCTGAATCGGCGGACGTTTTCTCGCCCGTGGTCGATCAGTCGTTTTCGCACTGCGGGGTCACCGATGTGGTTTATTTGCTCTGCGAGCCGTTCGCCCAAGCGAGGGTCGAAAAAGAGTGCCGCCTCGCCCGCGACCTCATGGAAAACCGCGATGTCGCTACAGACAAGCGGGCAACCGAGTGATTGAGCCTCGAGGCATGGAAGCCCAAAGCCTTCTTGGAAGCTTGGGAATACGAGACAGCGAGATGTGCGGTATTCGTTTCGCAGTTGCTCGGTGGATAGATGGCCAAGGTTGCGAATTCGGTTCGATAGGTTCAGGCTGCGGATCAGGAGGGTTTCTGCACTCGAAAATTTTGGGCCCACCACATTTAGTTGCACGTCGGAAGGCCACTGAGGGGTCTGCATCGCGTCGAGCAGGCAGTGGAAGTTCTTGTAGCCCGTTCGCTGGCCGATGTAGAGCGCATTTTTTCCCGAGTCGGCGGAAATCGATGGCATGGAGTCCGTCGGCAATAGATGCTCTGCCCCATGGTGAATGACTCGCGTCTTGTGTTTCAGTTCTGGGTAAAACCGCGATAACTCGGATGCCGTGATATGGGAAACGCAAATTAAAATCTCGGCACGTTCGAGTGTCGCTTGTTTGATCGGAATGGCTTCTTGTAGCTCTCGTATTCCGATCGGGAAGTGCGACTCGGCGATCATGTCATGGAGGGTGGCGACGCATTTCGTCCCGTGGTCGATCGGAAGGGTTAGCCCGGTGGGGTGATAGAGATCGGCGCGAGCGAGTTCTGCTGGGTCTCGCCGGAGGGCCAATCGCCGTCGTAGGCGAGTCGCAAGATGGTGGCGAGGGATCTCCGAGCGGCCCGGGTCTTGGTAGACACGGACGCCGGCGGGTATCGGTTGCAGCGGTTTAGACCGCAGCCAAAGCGTGTAGTCCACGTCGCGACTTGTGCGAGACATGATTTCGTAAAAGACCCTCCAGATCCCCAGTTGGCGAGGGTTTTCAAAGGCGCTGCCGTCGATCCAGACGTTCATTTCGAGCGGTTGCGTCCCTGATGAGTAAGGCGGTACCGAGGCAAGCGGCGGGTTTCCAGGCCGCGTCCAATTTAGCTGCGGGGGCCACGCAGGGCATCTGATGGCACACAGAGTTTTCAGCTGTGCGAGCTTTAGCTTGTGCGAGGGTGCACTGAATTGGCCGGTCTTATGACTATGTCCCCTGGTCGCATTGGGTTCACCCGCTGCAGCGGATTTTCT comes from Novipirellula caenicola and encodes:
- a CDS encoding glycosyltransferase family 1 protein is translated as MNVWIDGSAFENPRQLGIWRVFYEIMSRTSRDVDYTLWLRSKPLQPIPAGVRVYQDPGRSEIPRHHLATRLRRRLALRRDPAELARADLYHPTGLTLPIDHGTKCVATLHDMIAESHFPIGIRELQEAIPIKQATLERAEILICVSHITASELSRFYPELKHKTRVIHHGAEHLLPTDSMPSISADSGKNALYIGQRTGYKNFHCLLDAMQTPQWPSDVQLNVVGPKFSSAETLLIRSLNLSNRIRNLGHLSTEQLRNEYRTSRCLVFPSFQEGFGLPCLEAQSLGCPLVCSDIAVFHEVAGEAALFFDPRLGERLAEQINHIGDPAVRKRLIDHGRENVRRFSWDNAATQILEVYQQATNAT